The following DNA comes from Capsicum annuum cultivar UCD-10X-F1 chromosome 7, UCD10Xv1.1, whole genome shotgun sequence.
TGGCAAGCGTGGAatcacttgtgaatgtgtattgcttggaaatgATGGTacttgagcggtggaatccctctcgtgtctttgtaagagtgtggtgttactaTCGTAAGTTTTAGGAGcccttagatttaatatatctttgggtttTTGGGTCTTAttatagtgtatgtctcactatctatctctacatttcatgtcttagttagtgttgtttagggaaaccattggttcttgttgttcatgtatcttgtaatcgtttgttgttgttattatcctTATCATATTGTAGTCTATCTTCTTGTGGTCATCACGTTTtagtggctgttttggtgtataaatacaccttgtttccttgtattcttgtgttgttgtttggccgaaactagctctcaaagggGTCCTAGGTTCTCTTAAAcctgtggactgttttgggtgtttgttttgtgtgttcttggttcttcttgtatcatttggtattagagcatggcttgatcttgttcctacaagatcaattttgggcttgcttgttagaaaataaaaaaaaaattgtggaaaactgaaaattccaggAAAAAAAGAGCAATCTGTCCGTGTTGTTTTCTTGGCCGAAAtctgtgttcttgttgtgtcttgtccgagatttttacttgtgtttgttgtctctaagtgttagttttgttccgcaccaacacattgagtctatatcttgatttgagcttaTATTTGTTGTAGTTTTCACCTTGGCCTTGTGATGTTTTTGTTGATCTAAGCTtggccttgtgttgttgttgagGATTGGTGACCTAAAAAcaattttgttgaagttgttgtagcTTGGCTGTGATTTGGCTTCCAAAAATTGTTGTGGATTTGGACTTGGAAGTTGGATGTTGTTGGTTGCTCTTGAAGTTTGTTGTTATTCTTGGGGaatgttgttgtagttcttgatgttcttcacaacctttatgtcttgttaaaataaagtatttatttgatccataaaggtgaaggaaaaagggggtgtgacttgttagtcttgaaagacactacaacCACCAAAGACTTTATCAACCATTCTTCAACAACTTTCCTTAAAACAAGGgaccttgtcttgtgggactagtaaagtcaaatctcaccttttgagttttaaaagttgaaaggttacaagactttactttccctccaatatcaagtcatccattacaaaaaattatgtaaagattaagaggtcgtttggtagagtgtataagaataatgcaaaatatagtgtattagtaatgtttgcattagtaatgattgtattagttatgcttgtattaattatgcatgtattattttttatacattgtttggtttgatgtataagaaataatatatcttatataatttctataaaaaaagtgtttgtttacaaaaatacccttctttaaCTTTATACactttttttgcaacaaagttttttgtcatctcaaatataattaatattgttgaactagtatatagagatTTTGGATTAATTACCTTCGTCTTTGCGCATGAAATGTTACGCCGACGGATTAACAAagtcgaaaaaaataaaatacaagatataaaATTAACGAATAGtcttaagaatttattttaatctttttaaaggccctcgaagcaaagaaaaaatatgttgcggttatttaaatcaactatccattgttgtaaattaaaatgatgggaaaaaaaattgtgaaatgctttgatgttgaaaattaaaatggcgggaaaaaattgtgaaatgttttgaggttgaaaattaaaatggcgggaaaagaaattgtgaatattttgagaggaaaattgaggggtattaaggtcattttataagctaatacatgtgttaaaagtctttgtattgctaatacataggaaatggaGTGTATTGTTAATACACACTTTAATACaaaatagagtgtataactaatacttgcattagttatacatagagaAAAAAACGTACCAAACAAGGTGTTAataatacacattaactaatgcatgcattatattttttaatacactctaccaaacaacccctaagacTTCAAGTGATGAACAAATTGGGTGGGTCGTGACCAAATTGTAAACTGCCACATCACCATATATATACTGTTCACGcaacaaattttggctcaaattttgatcttctagtttcaatttgttgttctttagttttgtttgttgattccaatactaatttacaaactattgaccatttactagattgcaaattagttttgaaaaccgTTCTTCGTGTCtacgttcctttgtgtgtcttagtCTTTTTTTATTTGAGTCGTTGTAAACATttggttcacctctcaacacctcccggagtacaagcaagcttgCAATACTTGTGAGGTTAAGTGTGAGGAATCCGAGAGGCAAGGAAATAAAGAGAAAGTGTGAGGACTTTTGTTGTACAACTAATTTGTTTATgcttttgtaggtaacttcttggctacaATTGATAACAATGTTTCTAGTGTTGTCTTGGCTAGGGTTGAAACTCAATTGGGCCAAATAAGATTGAAGGCaattctcaagatggagaggaagctaAGGTGCTAAATGAAGATGTTGGCGGAGACTTGTTATTGAGCACTCAGATTATTCATGTTTTGCGAACTTTTTTGGATAGTtcttttgaagtggccaattgaacgagatgaagccgtgaatttgtgggcaaattcctctcaagatgagaggatgatacaagaataatcacggatatggacttatgagggTGCGCGTTGGtctcgagacttggtgtgtgcaattgaagtgtagaagaggtccaaaacacaccaaaaatatCAGTCCACTCTTACACTTGAGGGcgcctcacccttgaggggtattatggacattttgtaataactatataaggaacatgttagggttttattttagttagttgtcttatgatattgaaagaacaagaacacttctcttgagagagagcCTCCCTAGGCCGAAACTAGGATATagcaagtgtggaatcacttgtgaatgtgtattgctcGGAAACGatggtgcttgagcggtggaatccctctcgtgtctttgtaagagtgtggtgttgctatcgTAAGTTTTAGGGGcccttagatttaatatatctttgggttcttgggtcttattatagtatatatctcactatctatctctacatttcatgtcttagttagtgttgtttagggaaaccattggttcttgttgttcatgtatcttgtaatcgtttttgttgttattatcttTATCATATTGTAGTCTATCTTCTTGTGGTCATCACATTTTAGTGGTTGttttggtgtataaatacaccttgtttccttgtattcttgtgttgttgtttggccGAAACTAGCTCTCCAAGGGGTCCTAGGTTCTCTTAATCCTAGGTTCTCTTAAACCTGTGGACTGTATtgggtgtttgttttgtgtgttcttgGTTTTTCTTGTATCATGGCCAGACCCGCCCTTCGAGACACCCAAAACCTCTCTAGCCGCCTCTTTGATGCAACCCGCAGACCcatcccacatattatccacgtccccccaCTACACTCCCACGCCCCCATCCCCTCCAACCTTGCCCCTATCTCCAAAGCACTGACCGGAGTCAGGCCACCCCACCTAACTCTAGGCCTGCCCTTCCTACCCCTACTCTTCTTGCCCCTcttaataaccaagtccatcaccagaagtCTAAGTCTATGCTGGGTCGCAAGGTTCTCACTCGGGTTGatcttacagtccttacacagaGATCTATCCCCCTTCTTAAGCAGCAAAAaatcaatctgagtcttggccaaCCTACTACGAAAAGTAACCAGATGCtcctccttcttcggaaagcaGAAATTCACaaccaccaacccaaaggccctcgcaaaatccaaaagAGCAGCCCCCTCATCATTCCTATCCCCAAAACCAAAGCCTCCATGCACATCGTTATAACCAACTGGCAAAGGCTCGATATGCCCGTTGAAGTCCCCTCCTATGAcgatcttctccgagctaggaaCGCCTCGCACCACCtcgtccaaaacctcccaaaatctcCTCTTCTCCTCCTCGCCTAGGCCCACCTTCGGCGCGTAAGCACTACAGACTCTCAGCGcaaaccccccaatgaccaacttaatagtcatcacccTATCACTAACCCTATTCACCTCCACTACCTACCCCCTAAGCTCTTTGTCTACTAAGATACCCTAAGTTGCTCGAACTCGGGTGCGGGTGTCCGATACGGGTATGGATCTAGAGGTCGGATCCTTTGCGGTCTTAATTTAAAGATTCGGGGATATGGATCTAGGGATGGATACGGGTGGAGGGATTtggcaaaaaataatttaaatatctaaaaatagagttataaaacataaattatgagatattatatgaaGAACTTGAGGAAAAAATGTTGTTCAAGAAGAAAATCTTGgaaggaaataaaaagaaaagcaataacatagaaatttctTTATACAAGGTATTTcgttttcttcaatttcaccttagcttttgttttgattactaAACTTCTTAAATCTATCCGGACTTTTCCAgtcgattttggtcaaagtacccaaaatcgGTTGACCAGATCGGGTACGGATCCCATGCCCACACCCATGTCGtgtcgacacgggtgcggcaccaaaagtgaagagtccgagtaacttagAAGATACCCTACTCCATTCTTACGCCTCTCACTacccgagtaccacaacttgtacccatccacatccatagccttagaacctacccatttggtctcctggacacacgcaatgttaatccttctcttcctaagaatctttaccAGCTCAATTGACTTACCTTGCAGGGTCCCTATAGAACGAATAGAAAGTTGGGGGTTCTATTctggaaaagatattttgagaATTAAAAGTATAAATTAAGGATAAACTAGTAAAGTTTAGGTCAAACTAAAAGTGCTTATACGCTGAAAACCCATAAGTTGGGGTGACCTACTTTTTTAACTGATTTTGGCTTGTTATCACTTTGCTTATAAGCATTTTTAAATGTTTATCAAACGTGTATATAAGCCAAAAGATGCTTATAAGTCTATTTAACCAGCTTATAAGCTTAGCCAAACGCCCTTGTAGTCCCTTTTGTTACCAggtgaaaaaaattcaaacatgcTTCTTTGTCCAGTTTATGATGTGTAGTAATGATTGACTACTTACATAGCAatttcctttatttctttttcaggTTCCAGCATCTATAAACTGTAGGCTTTTGGAGCATCAACGAGAAGGAGTGAAATTTTTGTATAGCTTGTATCAGAATAATCATGGAGGAGTTCTTGGAGATGATATGTGAGTTTTATTTGCATCTCTCTTCTTGGTTGTTATGGATTGGAGATAACAACAATTTTTAATGCTATTATAATGTGtcatcttttaaattttagtaGTGTGATTGTAATGTCTCTTATTCTTGTCTTTCCTTCTTTCCTcccacctttttcttcttttttctgtgTGCATATGTTTGGAACAGGGGACTTGGTAAGACCATCCAAAGCATCGCATTTTTAGCTGCTGTATTTGGTAAGGATGGAGATGTACCAGAATCATCAGTCCCGAAGGAACGCCAAAGAACAATGGGCCCTGTACTAATAGTTTGTCCCTCTTCTTTGATCCACAACTGGGAAAATGAGTTTTCCAAGTGGTCAACATTTAGTGTTTGCATTTATCACGGGCCAAACCGTGATCTAATGATTGACAAACTAGAAGCGCGTGGAGTTGAGATACTTATAACCAGTTTTGATACATACAGAATCCATGGAAGAATTTTATCAGATATTGAATGGGAGATTGTGATTGTCGATGAGGCACATCGACTTAAGAATGAGAAATCAAAGCTGTACGAGGCATGTTTAGAAATTAAGACCCGAAAACGTTATGGTCTTACGGGAACAATAATGCAGAATAGATTAATGGAATTGTTTAATCTGTTTGACTGGGTGATACCTGGTTGCCTGGGGACACGTGAACACTTCCGAGAGTTTTACGAGGAGCCCCTCAAACATGGACAGAGATCAAGTGCTCCAGATAGATTTGTTCGAGTTGCTGATGAGCGGAAACAACACTTAGTATCAGTTCTGCGCAAATATTTGTTAAGAAGGACAAAAGAGGAAACTATTGGACATCTCATGTTAGGGAAAGAAGATAATGTTGTTTTTTGTGCGATGAGCGAACTGCAAAAACGGGTTTATCAGAGAATGCTACTGTTACCTGATGTGCAATGCCTTATCAATAAGGATCTCTCTTGCAGTTGTGGAAGCCCTCTCAAGCAAGTCGAATGTTGCAGACGGACCACTCCAGATGGTGTTATCTGGCCGCACCTTCACAGGGACAATCCAGACGGTTGTGATCACTGCCCATTTTGCCTCGTTCTTCCTTGTCTCGTCAAGCTCCAGCAGGTAATTCCTAAAGAATTTTTCTTGGTTATCTCTTGATCACTAGTACTCGTACCATGATTCTGTCATGGTTAATGATGTAGGAAATGTAATCTCTAAGTTCTCTAGATTCTATTATGTAAAAATGCTGCACTAAAGATAAGCACctaaagtgaaagaaaataagatatcTTGTCGGATGCAATGTGATTCATACGACATAGAGAAAGAAAAAGCTGAACATATATGACCCTCAGTTTTAGCTGATGCATACAGTTTTAGCTGATGCATAAATGAATTAATTAACCAATGTTATTTCAACTTATCAACTTGCAATTAGAAGTGGGTGCATTTTTGTCTTGCAGAACATGTTAAAAAGGCGATCCCTCATTTTTGGTCTCTGAATTCAGATTTTTAATCTCACTTTATtcttctcaaaagaaaaattaataaaacaagaGAAAAGAAGTCTAAGGGAAATGGGTGGATACTTTGGAGACCCGAGTTCAGCAGAGACAAAAAATAGTAGGTGATTTTTTCTCATCTCCCTAAGCATTGGTGGACGGAGTTATCCAATATATGTGCCAGTGGGAGGTAGAGGGTACTCGGTGGAATAGTTGAGGTGCGGGCAAGCTCACTTAGACACTTTTTGTCATAAGAAAAGGGTAAAAGGAAGAAGACGACTGGAATTTCTTGAAAATTAAAGAGGAATAGTACCTCTTACCACCTCAGAGCTGCCGTTACTCATTAGTCATTAGTATGAAGCTCAGGGCATGTCATGCTTGTATTAGTCTGCCATTTTATTAGACCATTCAATTCTTACTAATATGTTTGCACCTTAAGCCCTTCAAGCACATGGAGACTTCTCTTACAGTACTTTTCACTTGCTATTTGACTGATATACAAATACTATATTACATGTCACCTGCAAACATAATGATTCTTGGTTGTCTGGTGGAGAATGGGGTGGGCATCACAATTGATTTCATTCAACTTTCTAGTTATTTGTAACACTGGAACCCCTCAATCcctcatcttattttctttttaaattattttcagcCCCTCTTTCATCATTTTGTATCCTCACTTTTTGGGGCTCTCCAAGCAGATAAGTAATCATTTGGAGCTTATCAAGCCTAATCCAAGAGATGACCCAGATAAACAAAACAAAGATGCAGAATTTGCTGCTGCTGTATTTGGTGAGGACGTTGATTTGGTTGGAGGGAACATGCAAAataagagtttcttgggcttaAGTAATGTTGAACATTGTGGGAAAATGAGAGCATTGGAGAAACTAATGTCCTCTTGGGTGTCACAATATGACAAAATTCTTCTTTTCAGCTATTCTGTAAGGTGCGATGTCATTATCCAGTTCATTTAACCTTTTGAACTCCTGAAATATGTTAATGTTGCAGAAAGCTAGGTGGTTGGTTAACAAtatgatttttcctttcttttgttgTGGAGATTTAAAAAGTACAACTATTTTGTAGTTTAAGAAATCTATTTCATTCTTTTTGTTGTTGTCCTCAGTGATGATAATCTTACACTTATCTTTTATGGTAATATTTTAACTACTCTATTGATATTCCTCCTCTGTTACCGTCCGGCACATGATATTAATTCAAAAGACTGCATGAGTAACATATTTTTTCTGCTTTATTCTGATTTCAGACCTACTATTGTTTTGTTGTTTAGGATATGTCAAAATTAATCCAATGCTGGGCTAACCGATTCCAAGATTTGTgatagtctaattggttatctCCTTGAAAATTGTACTTGTAACCATTTAAAAGATGAAACTTCTCTGAAGTTAAAATCTTTAGCCGTGCGATTTTGTTTGATTCTTTTTAATATAAGAAttactttattttccttttcctttttttgataatggaggtgtccgggccagcttgaTGGCACCTCAACTGTTTCACTAGGTACCTGCTACCTCTCACCAACATAGTTATCGGGTAACTCTGCCTACCAAGGCGTAGGCAGATGGGACAAAAAGCACCTAGTCTATGTGGTCTCCGTAAGATTTTGAACCCTCATAGCGAAGTTTTCCACCCCTCTTTAAATGACACCCTTGGGTGCACTTCCTTTTCCTCTACTTTTATAAGATTATTAAGCTGTTTTTATTTCTATCTGATCTTTAAAATAGAGGAATGGTTTGTTTCATGGTCTGATTATTTTTAACAGTTTGCTTGATTTTGCTACTCCTGTCCCCTATCTTGGATTAAAATTACTTCAACATCTCAAAACTTTTTCACTCTCATGACAACCTGAGGGCTGTGAATGATTTTAATGAGGTCCCACTTCCTTTTTTTTCCTGGATAAGTAGGGTCCCATCCTCTTATGAGGCTTGCTAGATATATTTCCGTATTTCTCTTGTTCGTGCAATTCAGTTACTATGGAATCTGGAAAATAGCAAGAAGCCAAGGAGCTGTTTTGTGCTTATAGAATATATCTGCTGCATTTATTACCTAGCTTTTAGACATGCCATTCTTTCATCTAGTCCTAATTCCCCCCTGTTAACATAAGAATTTTGTCTTGAGCAGGATGCTGGACATACTTGAGAAATTTATTATACGAAAAGGCTATGGTTTTTCAAGACTTGATGGTTCCACCCCAACTGGCCTGCGCCAGTCTCTAGTCGATGACTTCAACTCTAGTCCAAGCAAACAGGTagatagtaataaaataatcaatcaatcAGCTCTTCCGCCCAAAGCTAGTTGGGTTTAGCTGTATGATCCGTTGCATCCAATTTTGCTCTATTTAGGCCAAGCTCtctttattaatataaaaacaaaggcagcccggtgcactaaagctcccgctgtgcgcagggtccggggaagggcctcACCACAAGGGTATATtttacgcagtcttaccttgcatttcagccagaggctgtttccaatagaaaATTAGAACTTCAATTTTAGAACATATCAAACTTTACTCCTCTTTATCATTTCTGTATTTTGATGTAGGTATTCCTCTTATCAACAAAAGCTGGTGGCCTTGGGCTCAACCTTGTTAGTGCGAATCGTGTAGTGATATTTGATCCAAACTGGAATCCTGCCCACGATTTGCAGGCTCAGGACAGGTCATTTCGATTTGGACAGAAGCGGCATGTTGTTGTTTTCCGCCTACTTGCAGCTGGTTCTCTTGAAGAACTTGTTTACACTCGTCAGGTCTACAAACAGCAGCTATCAAACATTGCCGTCTCTGGAAATATGGAAAAGCGTTATTTCGAGGGAGTTCAGGTTGAAAGTCACTTTCTTTGTTTGCTTTCAAGGatctaatttttcatttatttgtgTCATTCTGTCAGCTGGAAATGATTACTTATTCATGCTACAACTTTCAGGATAGCAAGGAGTTTCAAGGGGAGCTATTTGGAATATGCAATCTTTTCAAAGATTTATCTGACAGGCTCTTCACAAGTGACATCATTGAATTGCATGAAAAGAACAGAAGGCAAGATGATGGAACTCATACAAAGCAGGACTTGGATGCAGTTGGGCTTTATTTTGTTCCGGAGAAAGAAATAACTACAGCATCTTTAGTGGAAGCTGAAAGCAGTAGACATAAAGAGGAGGAGTGCACAGCAGTTTCTCCAGTCCTTGAAGACCTAGGTGAGTTCATTTCTTATTAGTTTCTGATAAATGAATTGATCTGAAGGTCCATTATTGGAACgaacagaaaagaaaagaacgGTGACTGTAGGCGCCAAAAGTAAAATTCCTCTCTAAAAGAAAACGAATGTCAATATCATTCTAGTTTAAATATTGACCTCATTGAAAGGAAAGAAGGAAAGTATTACTTGGTCCTTATTCATACAACAGAGTTTCTTCATATTATTCCTTTTCTATACAAGAAGTCATATTCATTAGATTATGTAACTTTAAAATTCGGTATCACATTCTCTTTATCAATTTAACTTTTCAACCTTAGCTCTTTTCTTTTAACCATCACTGATATATAATACAAGTCAAATTAACATTTTATGCATCATGTCTAGTCAAAATCTGCTGTATAAAATAGGCTAAAGGAGTAGTACATAATCAGAAGATGGAACATAGTGTATCATCCCTCCTGATCCTGTTCTGCACTCTCTCCTTTCCATCACTCTCCTTCCTCTTACTTTGAgctaagtcattttttaaaattttatttcttttggggATGGAATAAGACACAGGGTAAAGAAAGGGGAAAGGGATATACGTAAAAGGTTGAACCTAGCATTTCTAGAAAAAAGAATGTCTGGTAGTAGTTCTCTCGGTTTGCTACTACTCGACTCTGACATATTTGATAAGATGGAACAAGCGGATGGATATAGTTCTTTTAAGAAGTCTGCTATACTGTTCATACCTTATAGTTTCTCTGAGCTGTTGACATCGTTTGACAATCTCTTATCTTCTCTTTCCTTTCTTCTTTCTCCTTAATTGTTCATGTCTCTCTCAAGTTACAAGGACCAAAGTGTTGTATACAGAAATACAATggtgttgattttatttttgaccttttgatGTTTAGGTATTGTATATGCTCATCGGTATGAAGACATTGTTAACCTTGGACCGGCCAAGTTCAAAGAGAAGAAAGAACAGACTGTACAGTTAGATTACCCTCAGCATCAGCCGAAGTTTTCAACTGCTGGGAAGAGGAAATCTAACGCCATAACTGGGAAGGAGAATGTAGGAACCGTTAATCCTATAATGATCCGCAAAAAGAACCAATATAGCCTGCTTGCCCGTTCCATGGGTATGGAAGAGGTTCAGTTTAGCAAATGGCTCTTATCTGCAACTCCAGCAGAACGTGAAAAAGTACTGATAGACTATCGTAAGAGAAAGGAGAAGATGCCTAATGGTTGAAACTTCTCTTCCCTTCGCATCTGACTTATAACTTTGTAACATTTAGTCTTGTACAGGTGCCTTGTTTTCCTTCTTAATGTGTACAGGAAAGCATGTAGGCAGTGTCATCCTTTACACCTCTGTCTGTATCTTCACACATTTTGAGTATAACAGCAATAGATACAGTTGTGATAAGTATAAATTGTATTGACAAACACTTAGCACTTGGAT
Coding sequences within:
- the LOC107878360 gene encoding switch 2, which gives rise to MSLNTFKETLKPCTNQSSSLFSQKSSSISYNFDTQSVTNPRKPPKSSLSQQLQRLEDHTSLLQSQQPQTPKKDKNHFDIKRKYEKVEEGEEEEEEETGIAFGFGFGGRPKLDSLLLDQAGPYEPLILSKTHEKTVVQVPASINCRLLEHQREGVKFLYSLYQNNHGGVLGDDMGLGKTIQSIAFLAAVFGKDGDVPESSVPKERQRTMGPVLIVCPSSLIHNWENEFSKWSTFSVCIYHGPNRDLMIDKLEARGVEILITSFDTYRIHGRILSDIEWEIVIVDEAHRLKNEKSKLYEACLEIKTRKRYGLTGTIMQNRLMELFNLFDWVIPGCLGTREHFREFYEEPLKHGQRSSAPDRFVRVADERKQHLVSVLRKYLLRRTKEETIGHLMLGKEDNVVFCAMSELQKRVYQRMLLLPDVQCLINKDLSCSCGSPLKQVECCRRTTPDGVIWPHLHRDNPDGCDHCPFCLVLPCLVKLQQISNHLELIKPNPRDDPDKQNKDAEFAAAVFGEDVDLVGGNMQNKSFLGLSNVEHCGKMRALEKLMSSWVSQYDKILLFSYSVRMLDILEKFIIRKGYGFSRLDGSTPTGLRQSLVDDFNSSPSKQVFLLSTKAGGLGLNLVSANRVVIFDPNWNPAHDLQAQDRSFRFGQKRHVVVFRLLAAGSLEELVYTRQVYKQQLSNIAVSGNMEKRYFEGVQDSKEFQGELFGICNLFKDLSDRLFTSDIIELHEKNRRQDDGTHTKQDLDAVGLYFVPEKEITTASLVEAESSRHKEEECTAVSPVLEDLGIVYAHRYEDIVNLGPAKFKEKKEQTVQLDYPQHQPKFSTAGKRKSNAITGKENVGTVNPIMIRKKNQYSLLARSMGMEEVQFSKWLLSATPAEREKVLIDYRKRKEKMPNG